AAGGATGCACTCGATTTTATCTAAAGAGATTTCACTGCTGCTTTGCGAAGGTTCCCAAAGTGGCTTTCGATATTCGAGTGAGGTTAGGTCGCTTATCCGATGGATGGTAAGTTTATCGCCGCTTCTTCTCGGCAGAAGAAGTTTTTTTTCAGCTGCGAGGTGGAAATTTAGAGTTGAAAGTTGGATCTCTTCTTGAAGACTGACAAAGGAGAGAATGTAGTTGAAGTGTTGAAGTTGATCTTTCAGGTTTAAAAAGAGCGCATCTTCCGCCTCTTTGCGCCTCGCTTCACTTATTGAGGCGCGTATCTCTCTCAGAAGCGTTCTCTGCTCCGCTTTAATCGAAGACAGGCTTTCCCTTCTCATAATTAACCTTTTTCAAAAACTTGCCCCACGAGTCGTAAAGTGTGGCAGTTCCGGTTCCATCATCGATCTTAGAGGTTGGTAGCTTCTCTCCCTTCTTAAAATAGGTGCCCTTGATCAACTTGTCATTATCATACTCCTCATTGAGCATGAGCGAGCCATCTCTATACCAGGCGAAGCTGAGCCCCTGCTTCTTATTCGCGCTGAGCTCGCGCTGGCTCTCCATGACACCAGTTTCATACCAGGTCTTCACAAGACCGTGGAGCGTATCCTCGTGCCAAGTTACGAGAAGCCGAGGAACAATTTTCCCCTCCTCATTTTGAGGATAGAATTCTGTCTCCTCTCCGGTCTTTCTCCCATCTCTTACCGAGTACTCACGCTCTAGAACTCCACCATCTTGAAAGATCTGGATGAGCCCATTTGGAGCGCCTTTGTTAATTTCTACAACAGAACGCAGATCTGAGAGAAGGAAGATAGCCTGCTTGCCAGACCCATTTACAACTTCACTTAGCTGCTTTCCATCCTCTGCGAAGTAGACTCCTTTTTGTAGAAGATCCTTTTCGTAAGTTTCGCGGTATTGAATCTTTTCAGGACCCCAGAGACCGATCGCTTCTCCCTGCTTTAATCCCTTCTCATAGTGAATCTGTTCGCGTAGGGTTCCATCCGCTGCGTAAACACTCATCACCCCTTCGATCTCATCTTGTACGTAGGGGATCTCTTTGTGTAGCTGTCCCGATGAGTAGTAGTACTTGGAGATTCCATCGAGCGCTCCTTTGCTATATTGAATTTCAGCAAGGCACTTTCCCTGGTCGTCCCAGACCTGACTCTTTCCCTCAAAAAGCCAGCTGCTCTGTGCGATGAAGCTTAAATCTGCAACGCCTTCGATAACAGTCGCTTCCAATTTCAATTGACCATTCTCATACCACTCGCGGTAGATTCCATGAGCCCGTCCATCGACAACTTCTAAGAAGTTGGAGACCTGTCCATTGGGATGGTAGTTGGTGAGTTGAGAGTGAGTTCGGCCCTGGGAGTCTCTTCCATAGATCCGCAGAACTTTCTGATATGATTGAGGAGAGAAGAAGTCGACGTTCTGATATTGAGAGAGCCTCTCTTTTGCGCTGATTGTTTCAGAAAAACCGTGGCGATCGACGAGCTGAATGCTGAGAAGAGGATTCGACTTCTCTTCTTGAGTTTTCTGCGCACAAGAGCTCAAAAAAACTAGCAGGACGACGACTAGTAGTCTACTTCTCATGGGTTTTTAACCGGTTCACGTTTAAGAATCTGCATTGTAACCTCAAAGGCCTCTTCTTGTCCCGGGTCAAGCTTTTTCACCAGCTCAAAATTGCGGATAATTAGCTGTGGGGAGCGCTCTTGGGGAAGATGAGAGCCGATTGCCACGCCCTCTATTAAACTTAAAACTTTTTTTAGCTCATCTTCATTGAGAAGTACGGGCTGCTTTACCTTCGCTTCGACCTCTTCGAGGAGTTCAGAATTTTTTGGATTCTCTTCGAGAAATTGAAAGCGATTTTCGCCGCCGCCGCGCGCCGGATAAGGGGAGGAGAAGGAGAGGCTCTCCAGATGCTTTTCTAAAAAGTTAGCATCCCCCTTTTTGAGCTTGGCAAGAAGCTGCTCCTCCTTCTTCTTCTGGTCGCTGAGTTGAAGAGCTCGCTGCTCGAGAACGCTTACACTTTCGGTGAGGGTATTCAACTGCTGCATCTTGAAAAAGAAGAGGGTCAAAAAGAAGAGCACAGGCAGTGGGGAGAGCATGAGCGCGAGAAACGGGAGCTGCTCTTTCGTGATAAATGAGGGGAGCTTCATCGTTTTATCCCCTTAAGAAAGAAGGAGGTGCGGTAGAGATTCTGCTCCACGTTCCAGGTCACTTCTAGTTTTGGATTCACCAGGCCATCGCCCTTCATGAGAGCTTCGCGCAGCTGCCTTGCAGCAGCAGGTGTTGTGGAGGTGAACTTCAGTTCGACTTTAGCTAGATAGGGCTCGCGCGCACCGCCCAGTTTGGGGTACTTCGTAAGATCGTAACGCACCTCTTTTAGATCGATCTCATTTTCTAAAAGCGGGTGGCTGCTTAGCCAGGCGAGCAGGTCGGCAACTTTTGGAGCCGTAGAAACAAGGGGAAAGGGGGCCTTCTCTTTTGCAAGAGCCTCCTCACAAAGTGAG
This Chlamydiales bacterium DNA region includes the following protein-coding sequences:
- a CDS encoding 5-formyltetrahydrofolate cyclo-ligase, translated to MRRESLSSIKAEQRTLLREIRASISEARRKEAEDALFLNLKDQLQHFNYILSFVSLQEEIQLSTLNFHLAAEKKLLLPRRSGDKLTIHRISDLTSLEYRKPLWEPSQSSSEISLDKIECILIPGLGFDKKMQRIGYGKGYYDHLLHTLNIHNLNPLLIGVGFKEQLVPELPIDAHDMPLDKLLLF